GGGTGCTGCCGATCCCTACGCCCTGCGCCGTAACGCTCTGGGAGTGTGCCGCATTGTTCTGGAATTCGGTCTGAAGCTCGATCTCCGCGCGTTGCTGCGTCAGGCCCAGGCCGGGTACACCGGCGTGGACTGGAAGCTGGTGCCCGCCGAGGCTCTGGACAGGCTCATGGATTTCTTCGGGCAGCGGCTCAAGGCTTTCTGGAGCGCTCAGGGCGTGGAGACTCTGGTGCTGGACGCAGCCATGGCTCCCGGATTCGATGATATCTCCGACACCCGGCAGCGTGTTCAGGCCCTGGCGGAATTCAGCCGCGCAGAAGACTTCGAGGCTCTGGCCCTGACCCTGAAGCGGGCGTCCAACATCATCCGCAAGCAGGGGGACCAGCCGTTGACTGGGAAGGTGGATGCCTCCCTGCTGGAAAACGCAGCCGAACGCCTCTTGCTGGAGACCGTCGAGAAGGTGGAACCGCTCTGGGCCGGTCTGGCCGCTGGACGCGATTACCCGGCCATGCTCGGTCAGTTGCGCGTGCTGCGGCCCGTGGTGGACGGGTTTTTCGACGGCGTGATGGTCATGGCCGAGGACGAGGCCCTGCGCGCCAACCGCCTGAACCTGCTTTTCCGCGTGACGGACATGGTTGGCAGGGTGGCGGATTTCGGTCGGTTACAGGTGTAGATGGCTGGCCGGGAGAGGGCATCTCCGGCCCAAAAGCGGCTTGACAGAAGCCGGGGCCTTTGCATAGCAGAGCTTTCTTGCAGAGACATCCGGATACTGACTGAAACACGCGTATTTTCCGCAGAGGAGTTTGACATTGGCTAACCACAAGTCCGCCCTGAAGAGACACCGCCAGAGCCTCAAGGCCCGCGAGCGGAACAGAATAATGAAGACCCGGGTCAAAAACGCCGTCAAGGCCGTGCGCATGGCCATCGAGGCCAACGACAAGGAAGCCGCGGCCAAGGCCCTGCAGGCCGCCACGTCCATTCTGGACAAGGCTGCCAGCAAGAAGACCCTGCATTGGCGCACCTCGGCCAGGAAGATTTCCCGGCTGAGCATGGCCGTCAACAAGATTTAGATTTTCATACGCTTCAGTCACGAAAGCCCGCCATGCTGCCGCACGACGGGCTTTCGCCGTCTGGTATGGAAAAAGGCCGGGAATATCCCGGCCTTTTCGTCAGAGCCGTTCATGAATGAAACGAGTTGAATGCGTCAGTTGGCGCGCTCCCTGTACCAGAGGCTGGAATCTTCCATCAGCCGGTTCAGGCGGGCCACCATCTTGTGCGGATCCGACAGATAGCCATCCATCAGCAGGGCGGACTCGTAAAGCTGCTCGATGACCGAGGTCACGAAAGGATCCTTTTCATCCGTGCCGAACACGGCCAAGAGATTGCGGATCAGGGCGTGATCCTGATTGATCTCGAAGACTTTCTTGGGAATGGACGTGTCTTTGGTCACCAGCTGCATGATTTTGTGCATCTGGGACGTTGCTCCGTCCGGGCTGACCAGGCAGGACGGGCTCTGGCTCAGACGTTTGGACACGCGGGCCTCGGTGATGCGGTCGCCCAGAATTTCCCTCACCCGTTTCAGGAAGCGGTCCATGTCTTTTGCTTCCGCGTCGCTCAGCTCCTGAGATTTCGGCGCGTTCTCCCCGGCGTCGGCAAATTTCTCCAGGCTTTCGATGTCCGCGTTTTCCGTGGATTTGAACTCGAAGTCCTTGAATTTGCGCAGGCTGTCCATGACGAACTCGTCGATGGGTTCGTACAGATAGAGCACTTCCAGACCCTTGGCGCGGAAGATTTCCAGGTGCGGGTTCTGTTCGATGGCCTCCCGGCTGGGGCCGGAAATGTAGTAGATATCTTTCTGGCCGTCCTTGGCTGTTTCAATGTACTCGTCCAGTGAGATGAGGCCGTCCTTGCCGTCGTGGCGCGAGGAATTGAAGCGCAGAAGTTCGCCGAAAGCTTCCTGGTTGGCAAAATCCATGTAGCCCAGCTTGAAGCGTTTGGAATGCTCCTTCCAGAAGGCGGCGTAGCGGTCCTTGTCCTGCCCCAGCTTTTTCAGGTGTCCGAGAATTTGCTTGGTCAGCGTGCTGGCGATTTTGCGGATGAGCAGATTCTCCTGAAGGGTCTCGCGGGAAATGTTCAGAGGCAGATCTTCCGTATCCACCACGCCGCGCATGAAACCCAGATATTCGGGGATGAGGTCCTTGTTTTTGGTCTGGATCAGCACACGGCGCACATAGAGATCCAGGCCGTAATTGTCCCGGTCGAAGCCGAAGGTGTCGGCGCTGTGCGGGGGCACGAAAGCCAGGGCCGAGAACTGTACCGGCGCGTCCACACTCATGTGCAGGGTATCCAGCGGCGCTTCGTGGTCGTAGGTCAGAAAAGTGTAGAATTCCTTGTACTGCTCCGGCGTGATGGAGAATTTGTTCTCCCGCCACAGGGCGGGCACGGTGTTGACCTTCTCGTCCTGCACCAGAATGGGGAAGGAGATGAAGTTGGAGTGCTTCTTGATGATGGACGTGATCTGGTTTTTGTCCGCGAACTCGGCAGCGTCTTCCTTCAACTGCACGGTGATGGCGGTACCTCTCGGCGCGTCGTCCTCCAGCTCGGCGATGGTGTAGGTACCCAGACCGTCGGAAACCCACTCCACGGTTTTGGCATCGGGACGAAAGGACCGGGTGCGGATGGTAACCTTGTCCGCGGCCATGAACACCGAATAAAAGCCGACGCCGAAGCGGCCGATGATGTTGGAGGAGTTCTCCTTGTCGGCCATGGCCTGACGGATGAACTCCGCCGATCCGGAATGGGCAATGGTGCCGATGTTGCGGATGAGCTCCTCGCGGGTCATGCCGATGCCCGTGTCCGCGATGGTCAGGGTCTTTTTGTCTTTATCGGCGGTGATGGCGATGGACAGCTCCAGGTCGGGGTCTTTTATGTCCGTGGAGCGGGCCTGCTCGAAACGCAGCTTGTCCAGGGCATCGGATGCGTTGGACACGAGCTCGCGCAGAAACACTTCCCGGCTGGTGTAGAGAGAATGAGTGATGACATCGAGCAGCTGTTTGATTTCCGTTTTGAATTCGAACTGGTCGGTCTGGGACATATATGCTCCTTGGTAGAATGTAGGACGGCTGGGCCGTCTTGCGGCCGCGTTCAGATAAATGGCCCTTCCCGGTTGTCAAGGCGCTTTCCGAAAAGAAGATTTCCCTGTGGGACGGCTGTGCATGGCCCGGGTTTTCCCGTCCATGCGGAAAAAGCGGTGAAGGCTGTGAATAGGGACAGATTTGAGAAGGAAGGGAGGATTTCAGGCACAAAAAAGGGATGCGGTGTTTTTTCCGCATCCCGGAAGTTCTGGCTTTGGTGGGCCACCAAGGAATCGAACCTTGAACCTGCTGATTAAGAGTCAGATGCTCTGCCAATTGAGCTAGTGGCCCGTTGTAAAAACAAATTATGTCAGGGTGTTACGTCAAGACATCTTTTGCCTTCGACAACGAAGAGGCAATTACGGTTTTCCCCAGGGAGCGTCAAGCAAAAAGATGAGTCAGATGGCGGGCACACGGCGTGCGCGTCAAAGCAGGTATTTGACGCTTTCACATCTCCCCAGCGCGGCGGTCAGCTCGTCCATCTGTCTTCTGCTTTTCAGGCGCACGGTTACTGCGCGGGTAATGTAGCTGCCGTTTCTGGAAACGGCGCCGGGTGAAGGAACTTCTTCAAAGCCGTGCTCCCTGAAAACCGCGCGGACTTCTTCCAGAGCCTGGTCCGTATGCCGGGTGATGATCTTGTATTCCCAGTGCAGGGGAAACTCGAGATGGGCCTGTTTCATGTGGGACTCCTGGTTGACGGAGGGATTCCGGGCCGGTAGCTTTTTTCCGGTTCTGCGCCGCCGTCTACATGGACATCCGCCTGCGGGCCGTCAATACCCGGCGGAGGCGGGGCAGGCTTTTCGGCATATATTTTGTCACACGAGCGAGGAATCCGCGGTGAAGGAAGACTGCGAGGATATGGAACGGCTGCCCGGGCTTTGCGACGATGCGGAGGGGCGGGCCAAGGAATTGAAGCTTTTCACCATGTGTCTGAAAAAGTTCATCAGGAAGGTTTTTCAGCACATGGTAGCCACCCGGTTTGCCTCTTGGAAGGAGCTGGCCATTCACGATCAGGATGGTCTGGCCTATCCCATTTACAATTACGTCATCGAGGCTGCGGATGCCAGACAGCGGGAAGTTTTCGCCGGGTATGGACTGGAGATCGAGAACGGGCAGATTCTTCTGGCCGACCTGTCCGTGTCCGCCATTCTGGAAGAGGAAGGAGCCATCGGCCTTGAATTTTACCTGTACGAAACAACGTCCATTGTTCCGTACATCTGTGACGATTTCGAGGCGGTGGAGGAACAGCGGCCGGACATGTCGCATTTTCAGCGCATCAACCACGCGGATTTCGAGGCTCTTTACGATGAACTGAAGGAAAACGGCATTTTTGACGCGCTCTATTACGAGCTCAACAAATCCATCCTGCTCATCGAGCTGTCCGAACGCGAGGTTCTGGCCCGGATCAAAAAAGAGAGTCTGCGGATCATGTCCGGTATTTTCGCCCGCGCCAAATCCATTTCCAACCTGAACACCATCACCAACACCGACATCAAGGAATTCAGACTGGACTTCGACGCCGTCGGCCGGAATTTTTCGCTGGTCATCCTGAACGGTCACGACGCGGACAATCAGCCGGTTTATTCTTCGGTGCTGACCCTTCCCGAATACAAATCCGTGGCCCAGTATGTGGATCTGGATACATTATATGAGAAGCTGCTGAAAGTGATGCGGGCCAAGAATATCCCGAACCCCGAAGGCACGCTGCTGGAGGCGCTGAAGCCCCATGACCGGGCCGGACAGAATCCGGGCGTCCCCTTGCCGGGAGTAGTTTCTTCCTGATCCGGAATACAGGTCGCAGTAAACAAATTCTACTGGTTATCCCTTTATCCACAGGAGTACGCAATGCAGAAACGAAAACACATGTATCTCATTCTTGCGGTCTTCTTCCTTGTCGGTCCGTTTTTCCTCACCTCGTGCGCCTCCAGCCTGTCCAGCCAGGCCTACTCCCGCGATCAGGCCCGCCAGAGCATGCGGGTCAGTTACGGGACGGTCAGGGATGTCCGGCCGGTGCGGATCGAAGGGACCAAAAGCGGAGCCGGTGCCGTGGCCGGCGGCGCGGTCGGCGGCGTTCTGGGCAGCATGGTCGGCCGTGGCAAGGGAAGCGTTCTCGGAGCCGTCGTGGGTGCTCTGGGCGGTGCGGCCGGTGGAGCCTTGGCCGAGGAAGGCATGACCAGACAGAATGGTCTGGAAATCACCGTGGAAATGGACACGGGCGAGACCCTTTCCATCACTCAGGCCGCCGATCTGCAATTCCATCGCGGCGAGCGGGTCCGGGTGCTGCACAGCCCGGATGGTACCGCCCGGGTGCAGAAATAGCGCTGTCTTCAAAGGAGTATTCCGATGGAACTTTCTCTCGTGACGATAAAAAATCCCGGCAGCCTGAATATGATTCTGGGCATGTCGCACTTCATCAAGACGGTGGAGGATATCCATGAGGCCATGGTCAACGCCGTGCCGGGCGCCAGGTTCGGGCTGGCCTTCTGCGAAGCCTCCGATGTCTGCCTGATCCGCACCACGGGCACCGACCCGGAACTGATCGATCTGGCCCGTGAAAATGCCCTGGCCATTTCCGCCGGACACAGTTTCGTGCTGTTCATGCGCGACATGTTTCCCATCAACGTGCTGAAGGCCGTGCAGAACGTGCCCGAAGTGGTCCGGACGTTTTGCGCCACGGCCAATCCGGTGCAGGTCATAGTGGCCCAGACCGACCAGGGGCGGGGCATTCTGGGCGTCGTGGACGGCTTCGCCTCCCAGGGCGTGGAGACCGAAGAAGACAAGGCCAAACGGGCGAATTTGCTGCGCGCCATCGGTTACAAGCTTTAGGCGCGCTCATTTGACCGGTTTGCGGATTACTTTGAAGCGTTCATGCTTTGCGATTTTGTTGGCGAAGCATGGACGCTGTTTTTTCCAGAGGGATAAGGATTATTCCGGTCTTTATTGAGCGGGTTCGCAAAAGCGGAGCAGGAGAGACCAGCAGTGAGCGTGACGGAAAAATATAAACAATTATCCCGCTTCGGGTTTCGCTTCGAACGCGGAAGCGTTCATACTGCTCGCACCATGATGTTTGAGGAACTGGGGGCTCTCTTAAACTATGTCGACCAGCCTAAAGCCGAAAAAAATGTTTATCTCCAAGCAATAGATGATGAGAATTGCCTAAGTAAGCGCTCTAACAAGAACCGTACGCTCACCTATAGGCATCTCGTTGATCTTTACTCGCTTGACCCCACCAATATCCTTTTCCGGGCTCTCCTCTACTTTTGGAATCGGGACATCGATGGACAACCCTTGCTGGCGCTGCTCTGCACTTACGCTCGGGACTCCATTTTCCGGTCTACGGCACCGTTCATTCTGAAATTTCCGGAAGGCGCAACGATCACCCGTGAGTCTCTTGAGGAATTCATTGACAGCCAAGAGCCTGGCCGCTTCAGCAAGGCGACGCTGAAGTCAACGGCGCAAAACATCAATGCAACCTGGACCAAGTCCGGTCACCTCTACGGACGCGCCCGGAAAGTACGCTCCCACGCTAATCCTACCGCCGGGAGCGTTTCTTACGCTTTGCTCCTTGGCTATCTCGCAGGCAGTAGAGGACAGGCGCTTTTCCAGACGGAATACACCAAGCTGCTCGATTGCACGTTCGACAAAGCCATTGAACTTGCCGAAGAGGCCTCTCGCAAAGGCTGGATTGTGTTCAAACGCGTGGGTAACGTCATCGAAGTTCTATTTCCAAACCTGATCAATCAAGAAGAAATGGAGTGGCTTCGTGAGCAAAGTTAAGCGGCTGATACAGTCCTACAGGAAATACATCTCCGTTCCGTGGCGCGAGGATGCCGCTGCCGCACAGCGCGTAATCTTCTGTGTTTACAACGAAACAGACGAACTCTGGCTGCGAGCCAAGGTCGATGAATTTGAAATCGTCACACGACAGGCAGGCCATGAGTGGGCCATGTTCGACCTGACGGATACTTTTGCCATCTGGTTCTCTTCGCAAAGGTACGCCAAGAGCTACTTTCAAAAGCCACATCTGCTCTCTACGCTGCTGCCGAAATACCTCGCATTCATCACCGATGCATTCGAGACCTTCCTTAAAACGAACGAGAGCGGACCCGATTCCGTCGTGGCAATTAAAGGCGTCGGTTCGCTTTTCGGATTTCTGAAGGTGAAAGAGGTCGTCGACAAGTTGGCCCCGATGGTCACAGGACGGCTGTTGGTCTTTTTCCCGGGCAGCCATGAAAACAATAACTACAGGCTGCTGGATGGCTATGACGGGTGGAACTATCTCGCCGTACCGATCACTGCGGACAAGGGATATTGAATAAGGGGTTTGAAGATGAATAATCGTGATATTTACCAAAAGGATCCGGCCACCCGAAAGCTGGTCAACGAGGGGGTGGCAAGTGTCAACGACGAGAAGACCAGTCAGGCGCTGGCGGTGCTCCGTTACGAGCTGGAGACCTTCGTCTGTGATGGACAATACGAGAAAGGGATGTCACACATCCTTGAGACCTACCTCAAAAATATCGACCAGGCACAGCAACCCGCCGTTTGGGTCAGTGGTTTTTACGGATCAGGTAAATCGCACCTCGTCAAAATGCTCCGTGCGCTTTGGGTCGACACGGTCTTCGAGGATGGAGCCACGGCTCGCGGCATTGCCAACCTGCCTCAAGGCATCACTGATAATTTCAAGGAATTGAGCACCCAGGCCAAACGCCATGGAGGGCTGCACGCTGCCTCCGGCACACTGGGAGCCGGTGCGAGCGGCAGTGTCCGGCTGGCACTCCTGCGCATCCTCTTCAAATCCGCTGGATTGCCTGAGCAGTATCCGGTTGCCCGCTTCGTCATGTGGCTCAAGCACGAAGGCATCTATGACCAGGTTCGCGCTCATGTTGAACAGAATGACTTCGACTGGATTGAGGAGCTGGACAACTTCTATGTGGCCGAAGGGCTTCACGAAGCCCTGGTTCAGGCCAAGCCCAAGCTCTTTTCATCACCCGCATCCTGCGTCGAGACCCTGAACAATCTCTACCCCTACGTTCAGGACGTTTCCAGCGATGACATGCTCAAGGCCATTCGGCAGGCGCTGACGAAGGACGGCAAATTCCCGCTGACATTGGTGGTGCTTGACGAGGTGCAGCAGTACATCGGTGAAGACAGCCAGCGCTCCATCGACGTCCAGGAGGCGGTGGAAGCCTGCAGCAAGAACATTGGCGGCAAACTGCTCTTCATCGGCACCGGACAGACCGCCGTGACCGGCACCAGCAACCTGAAGAAACTCGAAGGTCGTTTCACCATCCGCGTGGAACTCTCCGATGCCGACGTCGACGCGGTCATCCGTCAGGTCATTCTGGCCAAGAAGCCGGAAGCCAAGACGCCCATTGAGCAGATCATGCAAACCAACCTGGGTGAGATCTCCCGGCATCTGGCGGGCACGACCATCGGTCACAGGCAGGACGACATTCCGCATTTCCCCCAGGACTATCCCATTCTGCCGGTGCGCCGTCGTTTCTGGGAAAACACCCTACGGGTGATGGATCAGACCGGAACCGACAGTCAGCTTCGCAACCAGCTCAGCATGGTTCACAAGGTCATTCAGACCAACCTGAGTGAGCCCCTGGGCCATGTTGTACCGGCCGACTATCTCTACTTCGACTCTGCCGACAAATTGCTCCAGTCACGCATTCTGCCGCGCAAGGTCCATGAAAAGACCATGAGCTGGAACAAGGGATCGGAAGAAGAACAGCTCATGGCCCGCGCCTGCGGCCTGGTCTTCCTCATCAACAAGCTTGGCAGCCAGAACAACGAAATCGGCATCCGGGCCACCATTGATACTCTCGCCGATCTACTGGTCGAAAACCTTTCTCGCGGCAGCAGCAGTTTGCGCAGCAAGTTGCCCAGCCTGCTAGATAAATGCGAACTGCTGATGAAGGTCGGTGATGAATACCGCATCCAGACCGAAGAGAGCGCGGCCTGGAGCGACGAATTCTTGAGCCAGCGCTCGGCCTTGTCCAACGAGGCGCACCGCATCGAGGCCGAACGCGACGACCGCATCCGCAAGCGCTTTGGCGAGATGGTGCGCAAGCTCTCCCTGACCCAGGGTAGCTCGAAGGTCACCCGCGACATCTACCCGGTGTTCGACGCCCAGCTTCCGACCGATGCCGATCAGCGCATTTGCGTCTGGGTTCGCGACGGCTGGAGCATTGACGAAAACTCGGTGCGGGTCGATTCAAGGCAAGCGGGCAATCAATCCCCGACTGTTTTTGTGTTCATCCCCAAGCGTTCGGCCGATGACCTCCGCCACCACCTCATCGATTACAAGGCAGCCAGCGCCACCTTGGATAAACGCGGTGTTCCCAACACGCCGGAAGGCACCGAAGCCCGAGCGGCCATGGAGACCACCAAGCAGACCGCCGAAGGCAAAATCCGCGAACTGCTCGAAGAAGCCTTCTCCGGAGCCCGCGTCTTTCAGGGCGGCGGTAATGAAATCCTCGGCAACGATCTGCAGGAGATGGTGCTGGAAGCCTCCGGCAACGCGCTGCAACGACTCTACCCGCAGTTCCATACCGCCGATCACGTGGGCTGGTCCAAGGTTTATGAAAAAGCTAAGTCCGGCGCTCCCGATGCGCTCAAGGCCGTTGGCGACGAAGGCGAACCTGCGAAAAATCCAGTGTGCAAAGCCATCCTCGGCTTCATTGCCGGTGGCAAAAAAGGTGCCGACATCCGCACCCAGTTCGAGTCTTCACCCTACGGATGGTCGCGTGACGCCGTGGACGGCGGCCTGCAAGTGCTGTTGGTGGCCGGGCTGATCCGGGCGCAGGACGAGCGAGGCCAAACCCTCGACCCCAAGGAACTGGAGCGCAAAACCATCGGCAAGGTGATGTTCAAGGTGGAATCCGCCACCGTCACCGCCGCCCAACGCATCCAGATCCGCAAGCTGCTGCAGAAGCTCGGCCTCTCGGCCAAGCAGGGCGAGGAACTGGCCCACATACCACAGTTCCTGCAGAAAATGCTGGAGCTTGCCGACCAAGCAGGCGGCGAGGCACCGAAACCGGCCCGGCCGGACACCGCACCCCTCGATGAAATCCGCCTTACTGCGGGCAATGAGCAACTGCTTGCCCTCTACAACAGGCGGGAAGAGTTGGGCGGCAACATCGATAACTGGACTGATCTCGCTAAGCGCATCGCCAAACACTGGCCCAACTGGACCGTCTTGAAGCGCTTGATGGCCCACGCCTCCGGGCTTCAGGAAACCGAGGTCATCCTGGCCCAGGTGAAGACCATCGAGCAGCAGCGCCAGCTACTCGAAGAACCCGACCCGGTCGGGCCGCTGATCGCGGGCCTCACCCAACTGCTGCGCGATGAATTCAACAGGCTCGATGGAGAATATGCCTCCCGTCATGAGGAGGGCCTCAAGCGCCTGGCGGCCGACAGTAACTGGCAGCAACTGGAACCGGAGCAGCATGACCAGCTCATGTCGGCCCAGTTCCTGCACGACTCCGCCCGACCCAAGGTGAAGGTACAGTCGACCAACGATGTGCTGACCACCCTGGACAACTGCACTCTGTCGATGTTTGCCGACCGCGTGGCGGCCATGCCCGCACGCTTCGACAACGTCGCCAGTGCTGCCGCCGAACTCTGTGAGCCCAAGGCTCAGTTCATTCAGGTGCCGCGCCGCACGCTGAAAACCAACGAGGAGATCGATGCCTGGGTCGACGACGTGAAACAACAGCTCAAGGCCGCCCTGCAAAACGGGCCGATAGTGATTCGATAAGCAGCCTTCAAAGGAAATAACGCATGCAGCCACTGGACAAAACATTAAGAAAACAACTTGAGCGTACCATCAAAGATGCGCGTGATATTGCCGAGAACGCTGCCCGTGCAGCGCTGGAACAGCTGGGTGTGGGTGAGTCCGCGCCCTTTGCTCATCTGAGCG
Above is a window of Desulfomicrobium orale DSM 12838 DNA encoding:
- the rpsT gene encoding 30S ribosomal protein S20, which translates into the protein MANHKSALKRHRQSLKARERNRIMKTRVKNAVKAVRMAIEANDKEAAAKALQAATSILDKAASKKTLHWRTSARKISRLSMAVNKI
- the htpG gene encoding molecular chaperone HtpG — its product is MSQTDQFEFKTEIKQLLDVITHSLYTSREVFLRELVSNASDALDKLRFEQARSTDIKDPDLELSIAITADKDKKTLTIADTGIGMTREELIRNIGTIAHSGSAEFIRQAMADKENSSNIIGRFGVGFYSVFMAADKVTIRTRSFRPDAKTVEWVSDGLGTYTIAELEDDAPRGTAITVQLKEDAAEFADKNQITSIIKKHSNFISFPILVQDEKVNTVPALWRENKFSITPEQYKEFYTFLTYDHEAPLDTLHMSVDAPVQFSALAFVPPHSADTFGFDRDNYGLDLYVRRVLIQTKNKDLIPEYLGFMRGVVDTEDLPLNISRETLQENLLIRKIASTLTKQILGHLKKLGQDKDRYAAFWKEHSKRFKLGYMDFANQEAFGELLRFNSSRHDGKDGLISLDEYIETAKDGQKDIYYISGPSREAIEQNPHLEIFRAKGLEVLYLYEPIDEFVMDSLRKFKDFEFKSTENADIESLEKFADAGENAPKSQELSDAEAKDMDRFLKRVREILGDRITEARVSKRLSQSPSCLVSPDGATSQMHKIMQLVTKDTSIPKKVFEINQDHALIRNLLAVFGTDEKDPFVTSVIEQLYESALLMDGYLSDPHKMVARLNRLMEDSSLWYRERAN
- a CDS encoding YbeD family protein translates to MKQAHLEFPLHWEYKIITRHTDQALEEVRAVFREHGFEEVPSPGAVSRNGSYITRAVTVRLKSRRQMDELTAALGRCESVKYLL
- a CDS encoding glycine zipper 2TM domain-containing protein; the encoded protein is MQKRKHMYLILAVFFLVGPFFLTSCASSLSSQAYSRDQARQSMRVSYGTVRDVRPVRIEGTKSGAGAVAGGAVGGVLGSMVGRGKGSVLGAVVGALGGAAGGALAEEGMTRQNGLEITVEMDTGETLSITQAADLQFHRGERVRVLHSPDGTARVQK
- a CDS encoding adenosine-specific kinase → MELSLVTIKNPGSLNMILGMSHFIKTVEDIHEAMVNAVPGARFGLAFCEASDVCLIRTTGTDPELIDLARENALAISAGHSFVLFMRDMFPINVLKAVQNVPEVVRTFCATANPVQVIVAQTDQGRGILGVVDGFASQGVETEEDKAKRANLLRAIGYKL
- a CDS encoding BREX protein BrxB domain-containing protein, which codes for MSKVKRLIQSYRKYISVPWREDAAAAQRVIFCVYNETDELWLRAKVDEFEIVTRQAGHEWAMFDLTDTFAIWFSSQRYAKSYFQKPHLLSTLLPKYLAFITDAFETFLKTNESGPDSVVAIKGVGSLFGFLKVKEVVDKLAPMVTGRLLVFFPGSHENNNYRLLDGYDGWNYLAVPITADKGY
- the brxC gene encoding BREX system P-loop protein BrxC; its protein translation is MNNRDIYQKDPATRKLVNEGVASVNDEKTSQALAVLRYELETFVCDGQYEKGMSHILETYLKNIDQAQQPAVWVSGFYGSGKSHLVKMLRALWVDTVFEDGATARGIANLPQGITDNFKELSTQAKRHGGLHAASGTLGAGASGSVRLALLRILFKSAGLPEQYPVARFVMWLKHEGIYDQVRAHVEQNDFDWIEELDNFYVAEGLHEALVQAKPKLFSSPASCVETLNNLYPYVQDVSSDDMLKAIRQALTKDGKFPLTLVVLDEVQQYIGEDSQRSIDVQEAVEACSKNIGGKLLFIGTGQTAVTGTSNLKKLEGRFTIRVELSDADVDAVIRQVILAKKPEAKTPIEQIMQTNLGEISRHLAGTTIGHRQDDIPHFPQDYPILPVRRRFWENTLRVMDQTGTDSQLRNQLSMVHKVIQTNLSEPLGHVVPADYLYFDSADKLLQSRILPRKVHEKTMSWNKGSEEEQLMARACGLVFLINKLGSQNNEIGIRATIDTLADLLVENLSRGSSSLRSKLPSLLDKCELLMKVGDEYRIQTEESAAWSDEFLSQRSALSNEAHRIEAERDDRIRKRFGEMVRKLSLTQGSSKVTRDIYPVFDAQLPTDADQRICVWVRDGWSIDENSVRVDSRQAGNQSPTVFVFIPKRSADDLRHHLIDYKAASATLDKRGVPNTPEGTEARAAMETTKQTAEGKIRELLEEAFSGARVFQGGGNEILGNDLQEMVLEASGNALQRLYPQFHTADHVGWSKVYEKAKSGAPDALKAVGDEGEPAKNPVCKAILGFIAGGKKGADIRTQFESSPYGWSRDAVDGGLQVLLVAGLIRAQDERGQTLDPKELERKTIGKVMFKVESATVTAAQRIQIRKLLQKLGLSAKQGEELAHIPQFLQKMLELADQAGGEAPKPARPDTAPLDEIRLTAGNEQLLALYNRREELGGNIDNWTDLAKRIAKHWPNWTVLKRLMAHASGLQETEVILAQVKTIEQQRQLLEEPDPVGPLIAGLTQLLRDEFNRLDGEYASRHEEGLKRLAADSNWQQLEPEQHDQLMSAQFLHDSARPKVKVQSTNDVLTTLDNCTLSMFADRVAAMPARFDNVASAAAELCEPKAQFIQVPRRTLKTNEEIDAWVDDVKQQLKAALQNGPIVIR